One Oryza glaberrima chromosome 10, OglaRS2, whole genome shotgun sequence DNA segment encodes these proteins:
- the LOC127786026 gene encoding BTB/POZ and MATH domain-containing protein 3-like, with translation MAGDTTKPTESAIVGSTVTGHHLLHIDGYSHTKDRLPNGCYMDSRPFTVGGHLWRIGYYPNGDVADASAYMAVYLTIDENVIVAVKAFAKFSLFFNGEPTPPAFVHTTEPFVFSRKGIGYGFSKYAERELMEGSIVDDKFTIRCDVGVSTELRAEDRPPSDFAAVVPPSDLHRHLGDLLDSKHGADVTFQVGGEAFRAHRYVLAARSPVFRAELFGAMREATAAAAALSSDSEAIRVDDMEAPVFSALLRFVYTDALPAPGGADDGQAAGGGSDSEEAAMAQHLLVAADRYDLKRLKLLCEDKLRRHIDAASAASMLALAEQHHCRGLKEACLVFLSSPANLHAAMGSDGFEHLSRSCPGVIKELISKLVPRCD, from the coding sequence ATGGCCGGAGACACGACGAAGCCCACGGAGTCAGCCATCGTCGGGAGCACGGTGACCGGGCACCACCTGCTCCACATCGACGGCTACTCCCACACCAAAGACCGCCTCCCCAATGGCTGCTACATGGACTCCCGCCCTTTCACCGTGGGAGGCCATCTATGGCGCATCGGATACTACCCCAacggcgacgtcgccgacgcCTCCGCGTACATGGCCGTCTACCTTACCATCGACGAGaacgtcatcgtcgccgtcaagGCTTTTGCCAAGTTCAGCTTGTTCTTCAACGGCGagcccacgccgccggcgttTGTGCATACCACAGAGCCATTCGTGTTCAGCAGGAAGGGGATCGGGTATGGTTTTAGCAAGTATGCCGAGAGGGAGTTGATGGAGGGCTCGATCGTGGACGACAAGTTCACCATCAGGTGCGACGTCGGCGTCTCCACGGAGCTCCGCGCGGAGGACAGGCCGCCGTCGGACTTCGCGGCGGTGGTGCCGCCGTCCGACCTGCACCGGCACCTCGGCGACCTTCTGGACTCCAAGCACGGCGCTGACGTCACGTTccaggtcggcggcgaggcgttcCGCGCGCACCGGTACGTCCtcgcggcgcggtcgccggtCTTCAGGGCGGAGCTGTTCGGCGCCATGAGggaggccaccgccgcggccgccgcgttgTCGTCGGACTCGGAGGCGATCCGCGTGGACGACATGGAGGCGCCGGTGTTCTCCGCTCTGCTCCGCTTCGTGTACACCGACGCGTTGCCGGCGCCCGGCGGAGCGGACGACGGACAAGCGGCAGGAGGAGGATCGGATTCGGAGGAGGCCGCCATGGCTCAGCACCTGCTCGTCGCGGCGGACAGGTACGACCTGAAGAGGCTGAAGCTGCTCTGCGAAGACAAGCTACGCAGGCACatcgacgccgcctccgccgcctccatgctCGCGTTGGCGGAGCAGCACCATTGCCGAGGCCTCAAGGAGGCGTGCTTGGTGTTCCTCAGCTCGCCGGCCAACCTTCACGCCGCCATGGGAAGCGATGGATTTGAGCATTTATCCAGGAGCTGCCCCGGTGTGATCAAGGAGCTAATATCCAAACTTGTTCCACGTTGTGATTAG
- the LOC127785867 gene encoding LOW QUALITY PROTEIN: BTB/POZ and MATH domain-containing protein 2-like (The sequence of the model RefSeq protein was modified relative to this genomic sequence to represent the inferred CDS: deleted 1 base in 1 codon; substituted 1 base at 1 genomic stop codon) has product MPPPTTAPLSASSAIVAGAVNGHHVLRIDGYSHTKNTVRNGQHVRSCMFRAAGRSWIVYYYPNGYTAESADFISLYAELQDGVLTTAQFTVSLLDELGRPGWSYRSSSCTCKCSGSSGEEYSMWGGGGGGGERFIRRVQLEQSEYVRDDRLAIRFDVAVMDKLRTTEEIAGGGGGGAVPPSEMSRQFADLLASGDGADVEFRVGGETVAAHRAVLAARSRVFRAELFGPMKEGVAANGTIQVDDMDAEVFRSLLHFVYTDSLPPETGTPREGAAMAQHLIVSADSYDLEGXRLKLICEERLCEHIGVATAATTLELAERHHCHGLKRACMEFLSSPTNLKAAMETDGFEQLSCPAVLKELMAKALVLRLI; this is encoded by the exons atgccgccgccgactaccGCGCCGCtgtccgcctcctccgccatcgTGGCCGGCGCCGTGAACGGCCACCACGTGCTCAGGATCGACGGCTACTCCCACACCAAGAACACCGTCCGCAATGGGCAGCACGTCAGGTCCTGCATgttccgcgccgccggccgctcttGGATCGTCTACTACTACCCCAACGGCTACACCGCCGAGAGCGCCGACTTCATCTCCCTCTACGCCGAGCTCCAGGACGGCGTCCTCACGACGGCGCAGTTCACGGTCAGCCTGCTCGACGAGCTCGGCCGGCCGGGCTGGTCCTACCGGAGCTCCTCGTGCACGTGCAAGTGCAGCGGCTCCTCCGGCGAGGAGTACAgcatgtggggggggggggggggggggggcgagagATTCATCAGAAGGGTCCAGCTGGAGCAGTCGGAGTATGTCAGAGACGATCGCCTCGCCATCCGGTTCGACGTCGCCGTCATGGACAAGCTCCGCACCACCGAggagatcgccggcggcggcggcggcggcgcggtgccgcCGTCCGAGATGAGCCGCCAGTTCGCCGACCTCCTGGCGAGCGGGGACGGCGCGGACGTGGAGTTCCGGGTCGGCGGGGAGACGGTCGCCGCGCACCGTGCCGTGCTCGCGGCGCGGTCGCGGGTCTTCAGGGCGGAGCTCTTCGGCCCCATGAAGGAAGGCGTGGCGGCGAACGGCACCATCCAGGTGGACGACATGGACGCGGAGGTGTTCAGGTCGTTGCTCCACTTCGTGTACACCGACTCGCTGCCGCCGGAGACGGGGACGCCgcgggagggcgccgccatGGCGCAGCATCTCATCGTCTCGGCTGATAGCTATGATCTGGAG GGCTGAAGGCTGAAGCTAATCTGCGAGGAGAGGCTGTGCGAGCACATTGGTgtggccacggcggcgacaACTCTAGAGCTCGCCGAGCGGCACCACTGCCATGGGCTCAAGCGGGCGTGCATGGAGTTCCTCAGCTCGCCGACGAATCTGAAGGCCGCCATGGAAACCGATGGGTTTGAGCAGTTGAGCTGCCCGGCCGTTCTCAAGGAGCTAATGGCCAAGGCTCTAGTTCTTCGATTAATCTGA
- the LOC127753136 gene encoding BTB/POZ and MATH domain-containing protein 1-like, translating into MSPTMPMTMTADEPTTASAIVAGVATGHHVLRIDGYSRTKNVVPNGQFITSCSFRAAGHSWHVFYYPNGFDDESIEYISLYLLLEDAATATTATTTTVQFTVTLLDKDGRQVPSQKANSGVFTYSSEIQKYGFTQFISRDELEQSEHLDGDRFALRFDITVVGKFRAEEIAGLVGAPYVAVPPSDMRRHFGDLLASGDGADVEFRVRGAGGEEETVAAHRVVLAARSPVFKAELLAGVPAKDGGGAVIQIDDMDAEVFRSLLHYMYTDSLPPEKGTTREEAAMAQNMIVAADRYSMETLKLMCEDRLRKHIGASSVATMLTFADRHHCHGLRAACTEFLSSPTNLKAAMATDGFGQLSCPTVLKELMAKALF; encoded by the coding sequence ATGTCTCCGACCATGCCGATGACGATGACCGCCGACGAACCGACCACCGCCTCTGCCATAGTTGCCGGCGTAGCGACGGGCCACCATGTCCTCAGGATCGACGGCTACTCCCGCACCAAGAACGTCGTCCCCAACGGACAGTTCATCACCTCCTGCTCgttccgcgccgccggccactcATGGCACGTCTTCTACTACCCCAATGGCTTCGACGACGAGTCCATCGAATACATCTCCCTCTACCTCCTCCTCGAGGATGCCGCCACCGCGAcgaccgcgacgacgacgacggtgcagTTCACCGTCACCTTGCTCGACAAGGACGGCCGGCAAGTTCCATCCCAGAAGGCAAATTCCGGAGTATTCACCTATTCCAGCGAGATCCAGAAGTACGGGTTCACACAGTTCATCAGTCGGGATGAGCTGGAGCAGTCGGAGCATCTCGACGGCGACCGCTTCGCCCTCCGGTTCGACATCACCGTCGTGGGCAAGTTCCGCGCCGAGGAGAtcgccggcctcgtcggcgcGCCGTACGTGGCGGTGCCGCCGTCCGACATGCGCCGCCACTTCGGGGACCTGCTGGCGAGCGGGGACGGCGCCGACGTCGAGTTCCGtgtccgcggcgccggcggcgaggaggagacggtCGCCGCGCACCGTGTCGTGCtcgcggcgcggtcgccggtCTTCAAGGCtgagctcctcgccggcgtcccCGCGAAGGACGGCGGTGGGGCCGTCATCCAGATCGACGACATGGACGCGGAGGTGTTCAGGTCCTTGCTCCACTACATGTACACCGACTCGCTGCCGCCGGAGAAGGGGACGACgcgggaggaggccgccatggCGCAGAACATGATCGTCGCGGCGGACAGGTACAGCATGGAGACGCTGAAGCTGATGTGCGAAGACAGGCTGCGCAAGCACATCGGCGCGTCTTCGGTGGCGACCATGCTGACGTTCGCCGACCGGCACCACTGCCATGGGCTCAGGGCGGCGTGCACGGAGTTCCTCAGCTCGCCGACGAATCTGAAGGCCGCCATGGCTACCGATGGGTTTGGGCAGCTGAGCTGCCCGACCGTTCTGAAGGAGCTAATGGCGAAGGCACTCTTTTAA
- the LOC127785868 gene encoding BTB/POZ and MATH domain-containing protein 2-like produces the protein MSSSSSTSSTGNNNGGIPSRSSSSSSAIVVSKVSGCHFLNIDGYSHTKEMLTHGHCSRSCTFRVGTHSWYLEYYPNGRSFLHNASDHMAICLVRDDDGDAGDAGAYEQMTARFHLLDHHAGKPVPGHTRGVTSPLLSGKIWECSNLVTRKELEEHVLDGDCLAVRCDITIVTVPRRAAPAPAVVVDVPAAAPDLQSQMGALLVSKEGADVTFQVGGGETTTFAARSSVFRSELFSATATSKLGCNKHGGGGGDKGHVNSSHPRSDAAPMTSGKVGSNAGARMELGIHYSGGEAA, from the exons atgtcgtcgtcgtcatcaacATCTTCTACCGGcaacaacaacggcggcatCCCTTCACGCTCATCGTCATCTTCGTCGGCGATCGTGGTGAGCAAGGTGAGCGGGTGCCATTTTCTCAATATCGACGGCTACTCGCACACCAAGGAGATGCTCACCCATGGCCACTGCTCCAGATCGTGCACCTTTCGCGTCGGAACGCATTCTTGGTACCTCGAGTACTACCCCAACGGCAGGTCCTTCTTGCACAACGCCAGCGACCACATGGCCATCTGCCTCgtccgcgacgacgacggcgacgccggcgacgccggcgcgtACGAGCAGATGACGGCTCGGTTCCACCTGCTCGACCACCACGCCGGGAAGCCGGTGCCCGGGCACACCCGCGGCGTCACGTCGCCGCTGCTGAGCGGCAAGATATGGGAGTGCTCCAACTTGGTCACGAGGAAGGAGCTGGAGGAGCACGTCCTCGACGGCGACTGCCTCGCGGTCAGGTGCGACATCACCATCGTCACGGTTCCCCGTCGTGCTGCACCGGCACcggcggtcgtcgtcgacgtgCCGGCTGCTGCTCCGGATCTGCAAAGCCAGATGGGCGCCCTCCTCGTGAGCAAGGAGGGCGCGGACGTGACGTTccaggtgggcggcggcgagacgacgACGTTCGCCGCCCGGTCGTCGGTGTTCAGGTCGGAGCTCTtcagcgccaccgccacctccaaa TTGGGGTGCAACAaacatggcggcggtggtggggacaAGGGTCATGTGAACAGTAGCCATCCTAGATCAGATGCGGCGCCGATGACTAGCGGGAAGGTCGGATCCAATGCCGGTGCTCGGATGGAGCTCGGCATCCATTactccggcggcgaggcggcgtag